Proteins encoded within one genomic window of Halomarina litorea:
- a CDS encoding helix-turn-helix domain-containing protein, translated as MSATESAETLRLTLDVRHPGCWVLDVTTQVDVGFLGYAIYTRESGRASTHYTVYGDEQDTIEEGLSLVRNHPAVYSVSEMAHGYRHGRSPTPGNVTRDLLVEHDGKTQISDAFTSRGFVYGAPVDAFGKTEHWTVLSNATRETIQSLLNEIRDERDAEIVVESITSASRTEGSNSLPLDGLSHRQREIFQLARKRGYYQHPKAVTAGELATELSITTSTFHEHLHKAEAKVLDLS; from the coding sequence ATGAGTGCGACCGAGTCTGCAGAAACACTACGACTCACCTTAGATGTCCGGCATCCTGGGTGTTGGGTGCTGGACGTGACGACACAGGTTGACGTCGGTTTCTTGGGATACGCAATTTACACTCGTGAGAGTGGCAGAGCAAGCACGCACTACACCGTCTATGGTGACGAACAGGACACTATAGAGGAGGGTCTGTCGTTGGTTCGAAACCATCCAGCGGTGTACTCAGTTTCGGAGATGGCCCACGGGTACCGACACGGTCGCTCCCCAACACCTGGCAATGTAACCCGTGACTTGTTAGTCGAGCATGATGGAAAGACACAGATCAGCGACGCGTTCACATCTCGTGGGTTCGTCTATGGTGCCCCAGTTGATGCCTTCGGAAAGACCGAGCACTGGACGGTCCTCTCGAATGCCACTCGTGAGACGATTCAATCACTGCTCAATGAAATTCGAGACGAACGAGACGCAGAGATTGTCGTGGAGTCGATTACCAGTGCCAGCCGTACGGAGGGCTCGAATTCACTCCCCCTCGATGGACTCTCGCATCGGCAGCGGGAAATCTTTCAGCTGGCACGGAAACGAGGGTACTACCAGCACCCAAAGGCCGTCACAGCGGGAGAGCTGGCTACAGAGTTGAGTATTACAACTTCTACGTTCCACGAACATCTGCACAAAGCAGAAGCGAAAGTACTCGACTTGTCGTAG
- a CDS encoding DUF7521 family protein translates to MVDTTTVVLLVVRLVVLALGILITYDSFEAYRRTGTYYMRNAAIGFGIITLGVFIEGVLFEFGGLNLAVVHIVESVAIALGFLILLISLRR, encoded by the coding sequence ATGGTAGATACGACAACAGTAGTTCTCTTGGTCGTCCGCTTGGTCGTCCTCGCACTCGGTATTCTGATCACGTACGACAGTTTCGAGGCCTACCGACGAACTGGGACGTACTATATGCGTAATGCTGCAATCGGATTCGGAATCATCACTCTCGGCGTGTTCATCGAAGGAGTGCTGTTCGAATTCGGGGGCCTCAATCTCGCTGTCGTCCATATCGTCGAATCAGTGGCAATCGCTCTCGGATTCCTGATTCTTCTAATCTCTCTTCGCCGGTAG
- a CDS encoding SDR family oxidoreductase, whose protein sequence is MDEQKVAVVTAAGSGIGEACARKLSEDGYTPVLLSRSGSAVEVAEELGGTGFEGSVTNYDDLAALVETTQERYGRIDAVVNNTGHPASGDLLDISDEEWHEGLDLVLLNTVRMARLITPIMEEQGGGAFVNISTFSAFEPSVTFPVSSVLRAGLGSFTKLYADQYAASGIRMNTVQPGFVDSYEIDEETRARIPMGRPARTDEIADAVAYLVSPESSYITGQNIRVDGGLTESV, encoded by the coding sequence ATGGACGAACAAAAGGTCGCTGTGGTGACTGCTGCTGGAAGTGGAATCGGCGAGGCATGCGCACGGAAACTGAGTGAGGATGGCTACACTCCGGTACTGTTGTCACGGTCAGGGAGCGCCGTCGAGGTCGCAGAAGAACTCGGCGGGACCGGATTCGAGGGGTCAGTGACGAATTACGACGACTTGGCGGCGCTCGTCGAGACGACACAGGAACGCTACGGGCGTATCGACGCAGTGGTGAACAACACGGGCCACCCGGCGTCCGGCGACCTGCTCGATATCTCGGACGAAGAGTGGCACGAGGGGCTCGATCTCGTACTGCTCAATACGGTTCGGATGGCGCGACTCATCACGCCCATCATGGAGGAGCAGGGTGGCGGGGCGTTTGTGAACATCTCTACGTTCTCGGCGTTCGAGCCCTCCGTGACGTTCCCCGTTTCGTCGGTGCTGCGGGCTGGACTCGGGAGCTTCACCAAGCTCTATGCCGACCAGTACGCCGCCAGTGGGATTCGAATGAACACCGTCCAGCCGGGATTCGTCGACAGTTACGAGATAGACGAGGAGACGCGAGCGCGAATCCCGATGGGCCGACCAGCACGAACGGACGAGATAGCGGACGCAGTCGCGTATCTGGTCTCTCCTGAGTCAAGTTATATTACCGGCCAGAACATCCGCGTTGATGGCGGCCTCACCGAGTCCGTCTAA
- a CDS encoding S16 family serine protease, giving the protein MIGRIEETLLSRREFLAGLGIGGIGGAGAVLGLTQGGEGFQSLATLAGGATLPTPTRYYLPAVDGFDNGLIVPFDVKFTEGVGELFVNLNGIEVRHDLQLALREARETATRLTGGSLANMATHVTFDSPSSGVFALRGKSWEAGLTVAFVASLRQRALSQETLITGIVNDDGALLPVGGIETKARAARAIGARELIVSASKPTDVAVQGLQIVEAPSISEALDRIL; this is encoded by the coding sequence GTGATTGGTCGTATCGAAGAGACGCTTTTGTCACGGAGGGAGTTCCTCGCAGGACTCGGAATCGGGGGCATCGGCGGCGCTGGGGCGGTTCTCGGTCTCACTCAAGGAGGGGAGGGCTTTCAGTCGCTGGCGACGCTCGCTGGAGGAGCCACACTTCCCACCCCAACGCGCTACTATCTTCCAGCGGTCGACGGCTTCGATAACGGTCTCATCGTCCCGTTTGATGTGAAGTTCACTGAGGGGGTGGGTGAGCTGTTCGTGAACCTGAACGGGATTGAAGTCCGTCACGACCTCCAACTCGCGCTCCGAGAGGCGAGGGAGACCGCCACACGTCTCACTGGGGGTTCACTCGCCAATATGGCGACGCACGTCACGTTCGACTCCCCCTCATCTGGTGTGTTTGCACTACGCGGAAAGAGCTGGGAGGCCGGACTCACGGTTGCCTTCGTTGCCAGCCTCCGCCAGCGGGCACTCTCACAGGAGACGCTCATCACGGGAATCGTCAACGACGATGGCGCGTTGCTCCCCGTCGGCGGGATCGAGACGAAAGCCCGCGCGGCGCGAGCGATCGGGGCACGGGAGCTGATCGTCTCGGCGAGCAAACCGACGGACGTGGCTGTTCAAGGACTCCAAATCGTCGAAGCCCCCTCGATTTCAGAGGCACTCGACCGAATTCTGTGA
- a CDS encoding helix-turn-helix transcriptional regulator — MNRRRADTVVGFLVAAVLIIGGALSWDAYQQQQAFEEMGSMMGMSMGAVHGTNPLWYVLGTLLVSAVISGGYLVVRDELTGIDAPDRSQDELASSTARESAESPEGAVQPNGAVNPESQPQTRVLDLLPEDERRILEPVLSSPGITQIELRDRSDFSKSKVSQTVSALEKRGLLYRERQGRTYRIYPSDDLHQNQEH, encoded by the coding sequence ATGAATCGACGGCGAGCCGATACGGTGGTCGGTTTCCTCGTCGCTGCCGTTCTCATCATCGGCGGTGCGCTCAGCTGGGATGCGTACCAGCAACAGCAAGCATTCGAGGAGATGGGATCGATGATGGGAATGTCGATGGGGGCGGTTCACGGAACGAATCCGCTCTGGTACGTCCTCGGAACCCTCCTCGTCTCGGCTGTCATCAGTGGGGGGTATCTCGTGGTTCGGGACGAACTCACCGGCATAGATGCACCCGACCGCTCACAGGACGAGCTGGCGAGTTCGACCGCTCGCGAGAGCGCCGAATCACCAGAGGGGGCAGTGCAGCCGAACGGAGCTGTCAATCCGGAGTCCCAGCCACAGACTCGCGTGTTAGACCTCCTACCGGAAGACGAACGCCGCATCCTCGAGCCGGTGCTCTCCTCACCCGGCATCACGCAGATCGAACTGCGGGATCGCTCGGACTTCTCGAAGAGCAAGGTGAGCCAGACGGTCAGTGCCCTGGAAAAGCGTGGGTTGCTGTATCGCGAGCGACAAGGACGGACGTATCGGATCTACCCGAGCGACGATCTGCATCAAAACCAGGAGCATTGA
- a CDS encoding DUF7475 family protein: MRRKLFAATAVLAVGLLVAGTAGSVPIQSGEQASSHGHGGGSWLVTAAGVLLLAAFPVGPAYWFSGRNTSERTKDPVHLLTIVLLLITGIVHLYIYVAHGETIMLLAGLGFLGGVGLFAVGFAQRYLYPIGIVYTLAQLVLWFQAGMPHLDSYGLADKVVQVAIIGLLGYLYVREYRSTPSGGPNAPQ; the protein is encoded by the coding sequence ATGAGACGGAAACTCTTCGCAGCGACGGCCGTACTCGCCGTCGGGCTACTCGTGGCTGGTACCGCGGGCAGCGTTCCGATACAGAGTGGCGAACAGGCGTCGAGTCACGGTCACGGAGGAGGAAGCTGGCTCGTGACTGCTGCGGGCGTATTGTTACTCGCTGCGTTCCCAGTTGGACCGGCGTACTGGTTCAGCGGGCGGAACACAAGCGAACGAACGAAAGACCCCGTACACCTGCTGACGATCGTCCTCCTATTGATCACGGGAATCGTCCACCTCTACATCTACGTCGCACACGGCGAGACCATCATGTTGCTCGCGGGACTCGGATTCCTCGGCGGTGTCGGGCTGTTCGCCGTCGGGTTCGCCCAGCGCTACCTCTACCCCATTGGCATCGTCTACACGCTTGCCCAGCTCGTTCTGTGGTTCCAAGCGGGAATGCCCCACCTCGACAGCTATGGGCTCGCCGACAAGGTCGTCCAGGTCGCAATCATCGGACTGCTCGGCTACCTCTACGTTCGGGAGTACCGATCGACGCCGAGCGGTGGACC
- a CDS encoding SHOCT domain-containing protein, translating to MTQLTTHIGRTARRLTLLAIPLLVATTGTATAMGGGYGGGMTGGDWGLFGGAMGPWGLLWMGLLVAAPIYLVFALARRGGDGTEERPLSVLRERYAHGELSDDEFERRREQLERAG from the coding sequence ATGACGCAACTCACCACTCACATCGGACGCACTGCTCGTCGACTCACGTTGCTCGCCATCCCGCTGCTGGTCGCGACGACCGGCACGGCCACCGCGATGGGCGGAGGCTACGGCGGCGGGATGACGGGCGGCGACTGGGGGCTCTTCGGCGGCGCGATGGGCCCCTGGGGTCTCCTCTGGATGGGGCTGCTCGTCGCGGCCCCGATCTACCTCGTCTTCGCGCTCGCGAGGCGTGGCGGAGACGGAACCGAGGAACGCCCGCTGTCGGTCCTCCGAGAGCGCTACGCGCATGGAGAACTCTCTGACGACGAATTCGAACGACGGCGCGAACAGCTGGAACGTGCCGGATGA
- a CDS encoding SHOCT domain-containing protein: MTSTKQIFGWIAGGLVVLTLLMFGFAMAAGNQVAGDWWMPHMWGGWGGMGGWGIGMMLVGTLWMVLLVALPAILVYGLVADRDATQSDPAMDTLREQYARGDIDEEEYESRRRRLSGQ; this comes from the coding sequence ATGACTTCGACGAAGCAGATATTCGGTTGGATTGCCGGCGGACTCGTCGTCCTGACCCTACTCATGTTCGGGTTCGCCATGGCTGCCGGCAACCAGGTGGCCGGGGATTGGTGGATGCCCCACATGTGGGGAGGGTGGGGTGGCATGGGTGGCTGGGGTATCGGCATGATGCTCGTCGGAACCCTCTGGATGGTGCTGCTCGTCGCATTGCCCGCCATCCTCGTCTACGGGCTGGTCGCCGACCGAGACGCTACCCAATCCGACCCGGCGATGGATACCCTCCGCGAGCAATACGCCCGTGGCGACATCGACGAGGAGGAATACGAGTCTCGTCGTCGCCGTCTCTCCGGACAGTAG
- a CDS encoding cupredoxin domain-containing protein, with protein sequence MTDSLTRRQMLQMTGGAAVVGLAGCTGTQNNDGGAANESLTESGHDDNGTESGNSDDGEGHDEAVGAPSDTAEVNMIAKDGDNHFEPHVVRVNVGGTVTWTNESGSHSTTAYHPDNDQPLLVPDGAAAWDSGILSEGGATFEHTFETEGVYHYYCTPHETLGMLGTIIVGEPNPDEQTALEEPPADKPKRVREKLTELNGMARTALSDDHEEDSS encoded by the coding sequence ATGACCGACTCACTCACGCGCCGACAAATGCTTCAGATGACTGGCGGTGCGGCAGTCGTTGGGCTTGCTGGGTGTACTGGAACGCAGAACAACGACGGCGGAGCGGCAAACGAATCGCTGACCGAGAGTGGCCATGACGACAACGGCACGGAGTCCGGTAACAGCGACGATGGGGAGGGTCACGACGAGGCAGTTGGTGCGCCGTCCGACACGGCCGAAGTGAACATGATTGCCAAGGATGGAGACAATCACTTTGAGCCACACGTCGTGCGGGTGAACGTCGGTGGGACCGTGACTTGGACCAACGAGAGCGGAAGCCACTCGACGACGGCGTACCATCCCGACAACGACCAGCCTCTGCTCGTCCCGGACGGCGCAGCGGCCTGGGACAGCGGTATTCTTTCGGAGGGTGGCGCGACGTTCGAGCACACGTTCGAGACTGAGGGCGTCTACCACTACTACTGCACGCCCCATGAGACCCTCGGGATGCTCGGCACCATCATCGTTGGAGAGCCGAATCCCGACGAACAGACTGCATTGGAGGAGCCGCCAGCAGACAAACCCAAGCGCGTTCGCGAGAAGCTCACCGAACTGAATGGAATGGCTCGGACAGCCCTTAGCGACGATCACGAAGAGGACAGCTCGTAA
- a CDS encoding ArsR/SmtB family transcription factor has product MSEERNISGILEILDDDYARAILEATRRKQMSAKELSEVCEMSVSTVSRRVNTLLEYDLLIERTHIDPNGHHYSEYEAQLDRIDVRLLETGFDVRIELREDAPDRLARLWDTMRRE; this is encoded by the coding sequence GTGAGTGAGGAGCGGAACATCTCGGGGATCCTCGAAATCCTTGACGACGACTATGCACGCGCAATCCTCGAGGCGACTCGCCGAAAACAGATGTCTGCCAAGGAACTCAGCGAAGTGTGCGAGATGTCAGTCTCGACAGTTTCCAGACGGGTCAACACGTTACTAGAGTACGACCTGCTCATCGAGCGAACGCATATCGATCCGAATGGCCACCACTACAGCGAATACGAGGCCCAACTTGACCGCATCGACGTCCGGCTCCTCGAGACTGGGTTCGACGTCCGCATCGAACTTCGGGAAGACGCCCCCGACAGACTCGCTCGTCTGTGGGACACAATGAGGAGAGAATAA
- a CDS encoding multicopper oxidase family protein → MTPPRPPNRPTRRTVLRSLSAGTLAALAGCGANAPSEADSESGSEPPSATTGASTADLRPDETVELPANTGTNTVAGDTSWDTWRYDGQIPGPELRVREGDVFRARVSNQLPESTTIHWHGVPVRNAMDGVPEVTQQPISTGETFEYSFRAEPAGTYFYHSHVGLQLDRGLAGPLIIEEADPHVEYDRDITLVLDDFLPGPPQMPDASGGGGSGGMGSGSGGMGGGMMGDTRPPYEGLLINGRLPSDPPSFSVEDGERIRMRFINASSATTFHVALAGHEMQVSHADGRPVEPVGVDSFVFGAGERYDAIVEANSPGAWEVRAAALDGDEPPAKAVLRYGNSDDAPTPVESTGQQLRYSDLRALSPVDGIDSGPDRTFDLTLSAGGGRSYRWTIDGQTYPDADPLRISAGDHVRVRMTNHSPVVHPMHLHGHFFQVGDAVKDTVLVPGHMGEVTFDFIADNPGQWLFHCHNLYHLHAGMARAFVYE, encoded by the coding sequence GTGACCCCACCCAGACCTCCCAACAGACCCACGCGTAGAACAGTCCTCCGATCGCTCAGTGCCGGTACGCTCGCCGCACTCGCCGGTTGTGGAGCCAACGCACCATCTGAAGCCGACTCGGAAAGTGGTAGTGAGCCGCCGAGCGCGACGACTGGAGCCTCCACAGCGGACCTCCGTCCCGACGAAACAGTCGAATTACCCGCGAATACCGGCACGAACACCGTCGCCGGGGATACGTCGTGGGATACGTGGCGCTACGACGGACAGATCCCGGGTCCGGAGCTCAGGGTTCGGGAAGGCGACGTGTTCCGGGCTCGAGTCTCGAACCAGCTCCCCGAGTCGACGACGATTCACTGGCACGGTGTCCCAGTTCGGAACGCGATGGACGGGGTCCCGGAGGTGACCCAGCAACCGATCAGTACCGGGGAGACGTTCGAATACTCGTTCCGGGCCGAACCCGCGGGGACATACTTCTATCACAGCCACGTCGGGTTGCAACTCGACCGGGGCCTCGCCGGACCGCTTATCATCGAAGAAGCCGACCCGCACGTCGAGTACGACCGCGATATCACACTCGTACTGGACGACTTCCTCCCGGGACCGCCGCAGATGCCCGATGCGTCGGGGGGCGGTGGATCGGGAGGAATGGGTAGCGGGTCAGGAGGAATGGGTGGTGGGATGATGGGGGACACCCGCCCACCGTACGAAGGGCTGCTCATCAATGGGCGCCTCCCATCGGACCCTCCGTCGTTCTCCGTCGAGGACGGCGAGCGAATCAGGATGCGCTTCATCAATGCCTCCAGCGCGACGACGTTCCACGTCGCGCTCGCAGGCCACGAGATGCAGGTTTCACACGCGGATGGCCGACCGGTCGAACCAGTCGGCGTCGATTCGTTCGTCTTCGGTGCCGGCGAGCGATACGACGCTATCGTGGAAGCGAACTCCCCTGGCGCGTGGGAGGTCCGGGCGGCGGCGCTCGACGGGGACGAACCGCCAGCGAAGGCTGTCCTTCGATACGGGAACAGCGACGACGCCCCGACACCTGTCGAATCGACCGGCCAGCAGCTCCGGTATTCGGACCTCCGAGCGCTCTCGCCCGTCGACGGTATCGACAGTGGTCCCGACCGGACGTTCGATCTAACGCTGTCGGCCGGTGGCGGTCGGTCCTACCGGTGGACTATCGACGGGCAGACCTACCCCGACGCCGACCCGCTTCGCATCTCGGCGGGTGATCACGTCCGCGTTCGGATGACGAACCACAGCCCCGTCGTCCACCCCATGCACCTCCACGGACACTTCTTCCAGGTCGGCGATGCGGTCAAGGACACGGTGCTCGTTCCGGGTCACATGGGCGAGGTCACCTTCGACTTCATCGCCGACAACCCGGGTCAGTGGCTGTTCCACTGTCACAACCTCTATCACCTCCATGCAGGGATGGCTCGCGCCTTCGTGTACGAGTGA
- a CDS encoding DUF7521 family protein, producing MHIGLVIAKLVTMALGFVIAYQAYRGYRRANSQSMLYLAVGFAIISFGAIIEGILFDVVGLTFHNAGTVATAIVAIGMLTILYALFGRDSRKLED from the coding sequence ATGCACATCGGTCTCGTTATCGCAAAGCTCGTCACGATGGCTCTCGGGTTCGTGATCGCATACCAGGCCTACCGAGGATATCGACGTGCCAACAGCCAATCGATGTTATACCTCGCGGTCGGCTTCGCCATCATCAGCTTCGGCGCGATCATCGAAGGGATCTTGTTCGACGTGGTTGGTCTGACGTTCCACAATGCAGGAACGGTGGCAACGGCAATCGTCGCGATCGGTATGCTCACGATTCTGTACGCTCTGTTCGGACGCGACTCGAGGAAACTGGAGGATTAA
- a CDS encoding DUF302 domain-containing protein yields MKYTIQKAVSGDFDQVVETTIGALKDEEFGVLCDIDVQATLEDKIGEEFRRYRILGACNPALAHEGLNEEIELGALLPCNVIVYETDDGEVMVSAVDPQQLVGIADNEALDSIANEVHDRFERVLASVADELDSSTEA; encoded by the coding sequence ATGAAGTACACAATACAAAAGGCCGTGTCCGGTGACTTCGACCAAGTGGTCGAGACGACCATCGGCGCGCTCAAAGACGAAGAGTTCGGCGTCCTCTGTGACATCGACGTTCAGGCGACGCTCGAAGATAAGATCGGGGAAGAGTTTCGGCGATACCGCATTCTCGGTGCGTGCAATCCGGCGCTCGCACACGAGGGGCTGAACGAGGAGATCGAACTCGGCGCACTCCTCCCGTGTAACGTCATCGTCTACGAAACCGACGACGGCGAGGTCATGGTGAGTGCAGTCGATCCCCAACAGCTCGTCGGCATCGCCGACAACGAGGCGCTCGACTCGATCGCGAACGAGGTCCATGACCGGTTCGAACGCGTCCTCGCCAGTGTCGCGGACGAACTCGACTCATCTACGGAGGCCTGA
- a CDS encoding SHOCT domain-containing protein: MSSSNQLDTTTIVLLILGAIIVLPLLTMGMGLGGMMGYGGMMGGYGTTSGWWPLVGMLVPLVFLLVLLSGGYLIFRRVTESQSSRNPAMEELRMAYARGDLTEEEFEERRTNFRREESQ; the protein is encoded by the coding sequence ATGTCATCATCGAACCAACTCGACACCACGACCATCGTCCTCCTCATCCTCGGAGCGATCATTGTCCTCCCCTTGCTCACGATGGGGATGGGACTCGGCGGGATGATGGGTTACGGGGGTATGATGGGCGGATACGGGACGACCAGCGGCTGGTGGCCACTCGTCGGGATGCTCGTCCCACTGGTCTTCCTACTCGTCCTGCTCAGTGGAGGATATCTCATCTTCCGTCGCGTGACGGAATCACAGTCGTCGCGGAATCCCGCGATGGAAGAATTGCGCATGGCGTACGCCCGTGGTGATCTCACCGAGGAGGAGTTCGAGGAACGGCGTACGAACTTCCGCCGGGAGGAGTCGCAGTAG